A genomic region of Halopelagius longus contains the following coding sequences:
- a CDS encoding phosphatase PAP2 family protein, translated as MSRSQVVGAELGHTIRQVVPPELIPLFIVVTFFGGVGFVLTLFTVDYWFVDAKRGAHSLGLAIAGAGLVVALKAFFGEPRPSVDVAVIAASGFSFPSGHATMSTIAYGILAYDLRKGTRRVRFAVASVAVALIALSRVVLGVHYVRDVVAGVLFGSLFLLAAISLTKHVPRYAFWLAAAVGTVALLVSGASQDGLAIFGASAGAALTWESFDVYPGVESRREQAVLVVGVLPFLAAAGYVATKLDPPPAAVVLLTGVVTAAILAAPLVVERFD; from the coding sequence ATGAGTCGGTCACAAGTCGTGGGTGCAGAGTTGGGTCACACCATCCGTCAGGTGGTCCCGCCGGAACTGATACCGCTGTTCATAGTCGTCACGTTCTTCGGCGGCGTCGGTTTCGTCCTCACTCTGTTCACCGTCGATTACTGGTTCGTGGACGCGAAACGCGGCGCGCACTCGCTCGGATTGGCCATCGCGGGCGCGGGGTTGGTCGTCGCCCTGAAGGCGTTCTTCGGCGAACCGCGTCCGTCGGTTGACGTGGCCGTCATCGCCGCCTCGGGGTTCAGTTTCCCCAGCGGACACGCGACGATGTCGACCATCGCCTACGGCATCCTCGCGTACGACCTCCGGAAGGGGACGCGGCGGGTCAGGTTCGCCGTCGCGTCCGTCGCCGTCGCCCTCATCGCCCTCTCGCGCGTCGTCCTCGGCGTCCACTACGTCAGAGACGTCGTCGCGGGCGTCCTGTTCGGGTCGCTCTTCCTCCTCGCCGCGATATCGCTGACGAAGCACGTCCCCCGGTACGCGTTCTGGTTGGCCGCCGCCGTCGGCACCGTCGCACTCCTCGTCAGCGGTGCCAGTCAGGACGGACTCGCCATCTTCGGCGCGTCGGCGGGCGCGGCCCTCACCTGGGAGTCGTTCGACGTCTACCCGGGCGTGGAGTCGCGCCGCGAACAGGCCGTCCTCGTCGTCGGCGTCCTGCCCTTCCTCGCCGCCGCCGGGTACGTGGCCACGAAACTCGACCCGCCGCCGGCGGCCGTCGTCCTCCTCACGGGCGTGGTGACTGCGGCGATACTGGCCGCTCCGCTCGTCGTCGAACGGTTCGACTAA
- a CDS encoding adenosylcobalamin-dependent ribonucleoside-diphosphate reductase, whose translation MSRADISADELQLPIKRTEGDTLEDRLTANAYHNILPARYLRKDADGELVETQEELFARVAKNIALAEAVYEAEKRDATVTVTPDQLKPDHPRRDELAAEVFGKGTAAEDDAETELSVYNVNKFAYDTVVPELPEEIRAEVEAKREEFQEMMESLSFMPNSPTLMNAGDELQQLSACFVDSPDDDITDIHQTAKEAAEVFQSGGGMGYAFWRLRPYGDAVGSTGGIASGPITFMRTYDQMCETIAQGGARRGAQMGVMRVSHPDVIQFIHAKNKDVSLAHSLRLNDPDDFTHNSFADALEEARELIDEEGRVPKHLRNAVEGHLSNFNISVGITDDFMDALFAGEEFTFTNPRTEEPHVATPETKEIYEMFGLGEYVEVGEVLSIPAEELWDHMVEGAWENGEPGVIYLERVNKEHSFDVEEHPDHRILATNPCGEQPLEEYEACNLGHINLSTLADLDAPDWRVWYDDHGDEYDSIDDAVDAFLEEAIDWEEFDHRIEYGTRFLENVVTMSDFPVDKIEQKVRDMRKIGLGIMGLAQLYIQLGIKYGSDAGNEVAEQLMTHINHESKWASHELAEERGSFNEWGDSKYANPTEYREWFEKQTGLDADDWADGFALRNHNTTTIAPTGTTSMIGNTTGGCEPIYNVAYYKNVSDDVQGDEMLVEFDDYFLRVLEANDIDVEEVKREAQEQMANNEFDGVSSLSTVPEAITELFVVTSDLSGKQHAAVQCACQNGVDSAISKTCNFPNSATREDMDEVYRYIYKNGGKGVTVYRDGTRSKQVLTTRAKNADFADEGEAAETLVEQMEEVFGGLEGFLDNEEVRAALDGEVERLLAEADGDVELGSKRPRPDVLYGVTQRIDTGYGKLYVNINEDEHGRPFELFANIGNSGGFTASFTESLAKTISTALRTGVDPEEIASELQGIRSPKVAWDKGEQINSIPDAIGTAMRRYLDGEIDEGYPQQKNLTEVSEEANLGEPEPEADGGAAVADSPNADSPDADSKSSDAMDDLLAAGESPECPECNSMTLYYSEGCKTCESCGWSEC comes from the coding sequence ATGAGTCGCGCGGACATCTCGGCGGACGAGCTGCAGCTGCCGATAAAGCGCACCGAGGGGGACACGCTGGAGGACCGTCTGACCGCCAACGCCTACCACAACATCCTGCCGGCGCGGTACCTCCGAAAGGACGCCGACGGCGAACTCGTCGAGACGCAGGAGGAGCTGTTCGCTCGCGTCGCCAAGAACATCGCACTCGCGGAAGCCGTCTACGAGGCGGAGAAGCGCGACGCGACTGTCACCGTCACGCCCGACCAACTGAAGCCCGACCATCCGCGCCGCGACGAACTGGCGGCGGAAGTGTTCGGTAAGGGTACGGCGGCGGAAGACGACGCGGAGACGGAGCTTTCCGTCTACAACGTCAACAAGTTCGCCTACGACACCGTCGTCCCCGAACTCCCCGAGGAGATTCGCGCCGAAGTCGAGGCGAAGCGCGAGGAGTTCCAGGAGATGATGGAGTCGCTGTCGTTCATGCCGAACTCGCCGACGCTCATGAACGCCGGCGACGAACTCCAGCAGCTCTCCGCGTGTTTCGTCGACTCGCCCGACGACGACATCACCGACATCCACCAGACGGCGAAGGAGGCCGCCGAAGTGTTCCAGTCCGGCGGCGGCATGGGGTACGCCTTCTGGCGACTCCGCCCGTACGGCGACGCCGTGGGTTCGACCGGCGGCATCGCCTCCGGGCCCATCACGTTCATGCGGACGTACGACCAGATGTGCGAAACCATCGCACAGGGCGGCGCGCGCCGCGGCGCGCAGATGGGGGTCATGCGCGTCAGCCACCCCGACGTCATCCAGTTCATCCACGCGAAGAACAAGGACGTCTCGCTCGCGCACTCGCTTCGCCTGAACGACCCCGACGACTTCACGCACAACTCCTTCGCCGACGCACTGGAGGAGGCGCGCGAACTCATCGACGAGGAGGGGCGCGTCCCCAAGCACCTCCGCAACGCCGTCGAGGGCCATCTCTCTAACTTCAACATCTCCGTCGGCATCACCGACGACTTCATGGACGCCCTCTTCGCGGGCGAGGAGTTCACCTTCACGAACCCCCGAACCGAGGAACCGCACGTCGCCACGCCGGAGACGAAGGAGATATACGAGATGTTCGGCCTCGGCGAGTACGTCGAAGTCGGCGAAGTGCTCTCCATCCCGGCGGAGGAACTGTGGGACCACATGGTCGAGGGCGCGTGGGAGAACGGCGAACCCGGCGTCATCTACCTCGAACGCGTCAACAAGGAGCACTCCTTCGACGTGGAGGAGCACCCCGACCACCGCATCCTCGCGACGAACCCCTGCGGGGAACAGCCCCTCGAAGAGTACGAGGCGTGTAACCTCGGCCACATCAACCTCTCGACGCTCGCCGACCTCGACGCGCCCGACTGGCGCGTCTGGTACGACGACCACGGCGACGAGTACGACAGTATCGACGACGCCGTCGACGCCTTCCTCGAAGAGGCCATCGACTGGGAGGAGTTCGACCACCGCATCGAGTACGGCACCCGCTTCCTCGAGAACGTCGTCACGATGTCGGACTTCCCCGTCGACAAAATCGAACAGAAGGTGCGCGACATGCGCAAAATCGGCCTCGGCATCATGGGACTGGCCCAGCTGTACATCCAGCTCGGCATCAAGTACGGCTCCGACGCCGGAAACGAAGTCGCAGAGCAGCTGATGACCCACATCAACCACGAGTCGAAGTGGGCCAGCCACGAACTCGCCGAGGAGCGCGGTAGCTTCAACGAGTGGGGCGACTCCAAGTACGCGAACCCGACGGAGTACCGCGAGTGGTTCGAAAAGCAGACCGGCCTCGACGCCGACGACTGGGCCGATGGTTTCGCGCTTCGGAACCACAACACGACGACCATCGCGCCGACGGGCACCACCTCGATGATCGGCAACACGACGGGTGGCTGCGAACCCATCTACAACGTCGCCTACTACAAGAACGTCTCCGACGACGTGCAGGGCGACGAGATGCTCGTCGAGTTCGACGACTACTTCCTCCGGGTGTTGGAGGCCAACGACATCGACGTCGAGGAGGTCAAACGGGAGGCCCAAGAGCAGATGGCCAACAACGAGTTCGACGGCGTCTCCTCGCTCTCGACCGTTCCGGAGGCCATCACCGAGCTGTTCGTCGTCACCTCCGACCTCTCGGGCAAACAGCACGCCGCCGTGCAGTGCGCCTGTCAGAACGGCGTCGACTCCGCCATCTCGAAGACGTGTAACTTCCCGAACTCCGCGACGCGGGAGGACATGGACGAGGTGTACCGCTACATCTACAAGAACGGCGGGAAGGGCGTCACCGTCTACCGCGACGGCACCCGCTCGAAGCAGGTGCTGACGACGCGCGCGAAGAACGCCGACTTCGCCGACGAGGGCGAGGCCGCGGAGACCCTCGTCGAACAGATGGAGGAGGTGTTCGGCGGTCTGGAGGGCTTCCTCGACAACGAGGAGGTCCGCGCCGCACTCGACGGCGAAGTCGAACGCCTGCTCGCGGAGGCCGACGGCGACGTGGAACTCGGCTCGAAGCGTCCCCGTCCCGACGTCCTCTACGGCGTCACCCAGCGCATCGACACCGGCTACGGGAAACTGTACGTCAACATCAACGAGGACGAACACGGCCGACCGTTCGAGCTGTTCGCCAACATCGGCAACTCCGGCGGCTTCACCGCCTCGTTCACCGAGTCGCTCGCGAAGACCATCTCGACGGCGCTCCGGACGGGCGTCGACCCCGAGGAGATCGCCAGCGAACTGCAGGGCATCCGCAGTCCGAAGGTGGCGTGGGACAAAGGAGAGCAGATAAACTCCATCCCCGACGCCATCGGCACGGCGATGCGCCGCTACCTCGACGGCGAGATAGACGAGGGCTACCCGCAACAGAAGAACCTCACGGAGGTTTCCGAGGAAGCGAACCTCGGCGAACCCGAACCCGAAGCCGACGGCGGCGCGGCCGTCGCCGACTCGCCGAACGCCGACTCCCCGGACGCCGACTCGAAGTCCTCGGACGCGATGGACGACTTACTCGCCGCGGGCGAGAGTCCCGAGTGTCCCGAGTGTAACAGCATGACGCTGTACTACTCCGAAGGCTGCAAGACCTGCGAGTCCTGC
- a CDS encoding metal-dependent hydrolase, which yields MASLRPPFDSPAEPPVNYIRLVSVARPMVDIIGHVGMALIWLAVGWFLYAERAALGFVALGAPFGLLPDIDLWLSRAFPTVHHHGITHTILFVSVAAVAIGAILGKWVVPWLEAHYVPASEIGNRYAYAIGAVWVATLSHLFADMLSAPDIAQPIEPFWPVVGQAVGLDVFYYNSPLVNWGLFVAGLVLTAVLWWWDDDARAVAEA from the coding sequence ATGGCATCGCTCCGCCCGCCGTTCGACTCGCCCGCGGAACCGCCCGTCAACTACATTCGTCTCGTCTCCGTCGCCCGTCCCATGGTTGATATAATCGGCCACGTCGGAATGGCGCTCATCTGGTTGGCCGTCGGATGGTTCCTGTACGCCGAACGGGCGGCGCTCGGATTCGTCGCCCTCGGCGCGCCGTTCGGCCTGCTTCCGGACATCGACCTCTGGTTGAGCCGGGCGTTTCCGACGGTTCACCACCACGGCATCACGCACACGATACTGTTCGTGAGCGTCGCGGCGGTGGCCATCGGCGCGATACTCGGAAAGTGGGTCGTGCCGTGGCTCGAAGCCCACTACGTCCCGGCCTCTGAAATCGGCAACCGGTACGCCTACGCCATCGGCGCGGTGTGGGTGGCGACCCTCAGTCACCTGTTCGCCGACATGCTGTCGGCTCCCGACATCGCTCAACCCATCGAGCCGTTCTGGCCGGTCGTCGGACAGGCCGTGGGCCTCGACGTGTTCTACTACAACTCCCCGCTCGTCAACTGGGGACTGTTCGTCGCGGGCCTCGTCCTCACGGCTGTCCTCTGGTGGTGGGACGACGACGCGCGCGCGGTGGCCGAAGCGTAA
- the trpE gene encoding anthranilate synthase component I, translating into MTNVSLSRSREEFASLLDAEEGRAVAHLTADLPATSPLSAYAALSDRSDYGFLLESAEKTPSSDPDGAFAADGDGDGADADRHARYSFVGYDPEAVVTVGPDGTDVETLGGRAAEVVAEACSGSRDGDVLDNLRTALPDLPRVGFPDDERQQLRGGLVGFLAYEAVYDLWLEEVGVERPDSPVPDAQFVLTTRTLSFDHAEDTVRLVFTPVVGPDDDPDAVYDELLSEARAVAETLSAAEEPETGGFVKSGETAGPQDEYEDAVRRTKRHVLDGDIYQAVISRVRELRGSVDPMGLYEALREVNPSPYMYLLRHDDRVVVGASPETLVSVQGRRVVSNPIAGTCPRGTSPVEDRRLAGEMLADGKERAEHTMLVDLARNDVRRVSEPGSVRVEEFMNVLKYSHVQHIESTVTGTLAEENDAFDATRASFPAGTLTGAPKVRAMEIIDELELTPRGVYGGGVGYYSWSGDADFAIVIRTAAVRRGEEDVITVRAGAGIVADSDPAAEYEETEQKMGGVLAAVERIEREPDASDSAAAGEVPR; encoded by the coding sequence GTGACGAACGTCTCGCTCTCCCGTTCGCGCGAGGAGTTCGCGTCCCTTCTCGACGCCGAGGAGGGACGTGCCGTCGCGCACCTGACCGCCGACTTGCCGGCCACCTCGCCGCTTTCGGCCTACGCCGCGCTCTCGGACCGGAGCGACTACGGCTTCCTCTTAGAGAGCGCCGAGAAGACGCCCTCCTCCGATCCGGACGGCGCGTTCGCCGCCGACGGCGACGGCGACGGCGCGGACGCCGACCGCCACGCGCGGTACTCGTTCGTCGGCTACGACCCGGAGGCCGTCGTCACCGTCGGCCCCGACGGCACGGACGTGGAGACGCTGGGCGGCCGCGCCGCCGAGGTGGTCGCTGAGGCGTGTTCGGGTTCTCGGGACGGAGACGTACTCGACAATCTCCGAACCGCGCTTCCGGACCTCCCGCGCGTCGGGTTCCCGGACGACGAACGCCAGCAACTCCGCGGCGGACTCGTCGGCTTCCTCGCGTACGAGGCGGTGTACGACCTCTGGCTCGAAGAGGTGGGCGTCGAACGCCCCGACTCGCCGGTGCCGGACGCGCAGTTCGTCCTGACGACGCGGACGCTCTCGTTCGACCACGCCGAGGACACCGTCCGACTCGTGTTCACCCCCGTCGTCGGACCGGACGACGACCCCGACGCGGTGTACGACGAACTGCTCTCGGAGGCGCGCGCCGTCGCCGAGACGCTCTCGGCGGCCGAGGAACCCGAAACCGGAGGGTTCGTCAAGTCCGGCGAGACGGCCGGCCCGCAGGACGAGTACGAGGACGCCGTTCGGCGGACGAAGCGGCACGTCCTCGACGGCGACATCTATCAGGCCGTCATCTCCCGCGTGCGCGAACTCCGCGGGTCCGTCGACCCGATGGGACTGTACGAGGCGCTTCGGGAGGTCAACCCCTCGCCGTACATGTACCTGCTCCGGCACGACGACCGGGTCGTCGTCGGCGCGAGTCCGGAGACGCTGGTCTCCGTGCAGGGGCGGCGCGTCGTCTCGAACCCCATCGCGGGCACCTGTCCCCGCGGGACGAGTCCGGTCGAGGACCGCCGCCTCGCCGGCGAGATGCTCGCCGACGGGAAGGAACGCGCCGAGCACACGATGCTCGTGGACCTCGCGCGAAACGACGTGCGCCGCGTCTCCGAACCGGGGAGCGTCCGCGTCGAGGAGTTCATGAACGTCCTGAAGTACAGCCACGTCCAGCACATCGAATCGACCGTCACGGGGACGCTCGCGGAGGAGAACGACGCCTTCGACGCCACCCGCGCCTCCTTCCCCGCGGGCACCCTCACGGGCGCGCCGAAGGTGCGCGCGATGGAGATAATCGACGAGTTGGAACTGACGCCCCGCGGCGTCTACGGCGGCGGCGTCGGCTACTACTCGTGGTCCGGCGACGCCGACTTCGCCATCGTCATCCGCACCGCGGCGGTGCGACGCGGCGAGGAGGACGTAATCACCGTTCGGGCGGGCGCGGGCATCGTCGCCGACAGCGACCCCGCCGCCGAGTACGAGGAGACCGAACAGAAGATGGGCGGCGTCCTCGCCGCCGTCGAACGAATCGAACGCGAACCCGACGCGTCCGACTCCGCGGCGGCCGGGGAGGTGCCCCGATGA
- the trpG gene encoding anthranilate synthase component II produces the protein MTLRLLVVDNYDSFTYNLVEYFSERRIEGEPVEVVVRKNTASLDEIRDLDPDAIVISPGPGHPKNDRDVGVTTEVLTTLSTEVPTLGVCLGLEAAVYAYGGTVGHAPEPIHGKAFPVDHDGRGVFAGLEQGFQAGRYHSLVATEVPDCFEVSATTDHEGTDLVMGVRHREYPIECVQFHPESVLTAVGHDVVANFLRTVVSDRASVV, from the coding sequence ATGACGCTCCGCCTCCTCGTCGTGGACAACTACGACTCGTTCACGTACAACCTCGTGGAGTACTTCTCCGAGCGGCGAATCGAGGGCGAACCCGTCGAGGTGGTGGTCCGGAAGAACACCGCTTCTCTCGACGAGATTCGGGACCTCGACCCGGACGCCATCGTCATCAGTCCGGGACCGGGCCACCCGAAGAACGACCGCGACGTGGGCGTGACCACGGAGGTGTTGACGACGCTCTCGACGGAGGTGCCGACGCTCGGCGTCTGTCTCGGCCTCGAAGCCGCGGTGTACGCCTACGGCGGCACCGTCGGCCACGCGCCGGAACCGATTCACGGCAAGGCGTTCCCGGTGGACCACGACGGACGCGGCGTCTTCGCGGGCCTCGAACAGGGCTTTCAGGCGGGGCGGTATCACTCGCTCGTCGCCACGGAGGTGCCCGACTGCTTCGAGGTGTCGGCGACGACGGACCACGAGGGAACTGACCTCGTCATGGGCGTCCGCCACCGCGAGTACCCCATCGAGTGCGTGCAGTTCCACCCCGAGAGCGTACTGACGGCCGTCGGCCACGACGTAGTCGCCAACTTCCTGCGGACCGTCGTCTCGGACCGCGCGTCCGTCGTCTGA